The proteins below are encoded in one region of Chaetodon trifascialis isolate fChaTrf1 chromosome 11, fChaTrf1.hap1, whole genome shotgun sequence:
- the LOC139339456 gene encoding uncharacterized protein, which yields MSIFVKLGLLVCFQAPGSRAVTPVFVQKGKDVLLNVKTDDDLQKDVWWISNTDIVIIKSLLQSEPKISSDYTGRVEFSVKNYSLKLKNLQEADSGVYTVRMIGERDLLVKYNVSVQDPVSPVDLTVDSVSSSSDSCNLTVACRTQDSVISSTFRCDTKSCSEEGGERSEVMTSGASLHVYLVNDSIICNHRNQVSWTEDIEMIEHYCLQNTGSECVPAGISMCLVKTVVLSVGLVVMVSAVISVHIVVKLKKQK from the exons ATGTCTATCTTTGTCAAACTGGGACTGCTGGTCTGCTTCCAGGCACCAG GGTCCAGAGCAGTGactcctgtgtttgtgcagaagGGAAAGGATGTGCTTCTGAATGTCAAGACAGATGATGATCTACAGAAAGATGTTTGGTGGATATCCAATACAGATATTGTTATAATAAAATCTTTACTTCAGAGCGAACCAAAAATCTCTTCTGATTACACTGGAAGGGTTgagttttctgtgaaaaattATTCTCTGAAATTGAAGAATCTACAAGAAGCAGACAGTGGAGTTTATACTGTACGAATGATAGGAGAGAGAGATCTCTTAGTTAAATACAACGTCAGTGTTCAAG ATCCAGTGTCTCCAGTGGACCTGACCGTGGACTCTGTGTCCAGCAGCTCAGACTCCTGTAACCTCACTGTGGCCTGCAGGACACAGGACTCTGTCATCAGCAGCACTTTTAGGTGTGACACCAAAAGCTgcagtgaggagggaggagagcgaTCAGAGGTCATGACCTCCGGTGCATCTCTGCACGTCTACCTGGTGAATGactccatcatctgtaaccatAGAAACCAGGTCAGCTGGACTGAGGACATTGAAATGATTGAACATTACTGCCTCCAAAATACTG GTTCAGAGTGTGTCCCTGCAGGTATCTCGATGTGCCTGGTGAAGACAGTCGTCCTCTCTGTCGGTCTGGTCGTCATGGTGTCCGCCGTCATCAGTGTTCATATCGTGGTGAAGCTCAAGAAGCAAAAGTAA